The proteins below come from a single Chryseobacterium capnotolerans genomic window:
- a CDS encoding peptidoglycan DD-metalloendopeptidase family protein, with translation MRQFPQLNSFLKSKDISNEKLMMLDQDSIANSIYLSKQANRYSQYLMDLQKKLMQVPLGMPTDGYISSNFGIRKNPIPFKTVFASVKSSSATEAKPVAAAAPKPEVKAEPVEKIVELTDSYGNKREVKVMVTPKAAPAASTSAASAPAVKAVAGTTVSKVAPLEKNNPPAEADQMQFHKGLDIAVAFGSDVRAAAAGTVIFSGQKGGYGNCVIVSHGNGLATLYGHLSQLVSKVNDKVKVGQVIAKSGNSGRSTGPHLHYEVHKNNTPVNPRLFMNL, from the coding sequence ATCAGACAGTTTCCCCAACTGAATTCTTTCCTGAAGTCTAAAGACATTTCTAATGAAAAGCTCATGATGCTTGATCAGGACAGCATCGCCAATTCTATCTATCTTTCCAAACAAGCCAACCGATACAGCCAATATCTGATGGACCTACAGAAAAAGCTGATGCAGGTTCCATTAGGAATGCCTACAGATGGATATATTTCATCTAATTTCGGGATCAGAAAAAATCCTATTCCATTCAAAACTGTTTTTGCTTCGGTAAAATCAAGCTCGGCTACAGAAGCCAAACCTGTTGCAGCAGCAGCTCCGAAACCTGAAGTGAAGGCTGAGCCTGTTGAAAAAATCGTCGAATTAACAGACAGCTATGGAAATAAAAGAGAAGTTAAAGTAATGGTAACTCCAAAAGCGGCCCCAGCAGCATCTACATCGGCGGCTTCCGCTCCTGCTGTAAAAGCTGTTGCCGGAACAACTGTTTCTAAAGTTGCTCCTTTGGAAAAAAATAATCCTCCTGCTGAAGCGGATCAAATGCAATTCCATAAAGGACTGGATATTGCCGTTGCGTTTGGTTCTGATGTAAGGGCTGCTGCTGCCGGAACTGTTATTTTTTCCGGACAAAAAGGTGGGTATGGAAATTGTGTCATTGTTTCTCACGGAAACGGGCTGGCTACCCTTTACGGACATTTATCACAGCTTGTTTCCAAAGTAAATGATAAAGTAAAAGTAGGCCAGGTTATTGCCAAATCCGGAAATTCCGGGCGTTCTACCGGACCTCATCTTCATTATGAAGTACACAAAAACAATACTCCGGTAAACCCGAGGTTGTTTATGAATCTATAA
- a CDS encoding MBL fold metallo-hydrolase, producing MLKRKLLSLMTILGFISIFAGNLKVKVYNPGTKAIFPITSTIIYGDKDAMLIDAQFQKQYAEQLVKEIKATGKNLRTVFISHSDPDFYFGLDVIKKAFPNVRIISTAQTAYLISASKDDKLAVWKPQLKADAPSEIIVPEAVDSIPDLEGNKIEIKQNPEDPAHSFLWIPSIKTIAGGISVSVDSHLWMADTQNVKAIDQWIGQIDVMKSLKPEQVVASHFAKQSLSTVSLDFVRGYLENYKKAVTENKTTSAIVDFMVKKYPNLPGKDELEMGVKVFLGEMEWDLKSPYPAIGKKVEVDFGAVKFLLDFKDNKTMTFTGTAGSSKGSTDTVEYTAVEVAKNIFMVYWHEPHLGFNVTHIQDYNKNIVYSNIAGPDGTFTHPTGTLKILK from the coding sequence ATGTTAAAAAGAAAATTATTATCATTAATGACTATTCTTGGTTTCATCAGCATATTTGCAGGAAACCTGAAGGTGAAAGTCTATAATCCCGGAACCAAGGCTATTTTTCCAATTACCTCTACCATTATTTATGGAGATAAAGATGCGATGCTTATTGATGCACAGTTTCAAAAGCAATATGCTGAGCAATTGGTAAAAGAAATAAAAGCAACCGGAAAAAATCTTAGAACCGTCTTTATTTCTCACAGCGATCCGGATTTCTATTTTGGATTAGATGTGATTAAGAAAGCTTTTCCCAACGTAAGAATTATTTCTACAGCCCAGACTGCTTATCTTATTTCTGCTTCTAAAGATGATAAACTGGCAGTTTGGAAACCGCAATTAAAAGCTGATGCTCCTTCAGAAATCATCGTTCCGGAAGCTGTGGATTCAATTCCTGATCTGGAGGGAAATAAGATTGAAATTAAACAAAACCCTGAGGATCCGGCGCACAGCTTTCTTTGGATTCCATCTATCAAAACAATTGCAGGAGGAATATCAGTTTCTGTGGATTCACATCTTTGGATGGCAGACACTCAGAATGTAAAAGCTATTGACCAATGGATCGGGCAGATTGATGTTATGAAATCTTTGAAACCTGAACAGGTGGTTGCATCGCATTTTGCAAAACAGTCTTTGTCTACGGTATCACTTGACTTTGTAAGAGGTTATCTTGAAAATTACAAGAAAGCAGTTACTGAAAATAAAACTACATCTGCTATTGTAGATTTTATGGTCAAGAAATATCCAAATCTTCCCGGAAAAGATGAATTGGAAATGGGAGTAAAGGTTTTTCTGGGTGAAATGGAGTGGGATTTAAAATCACCATATCCGGCCATTGGCAAGAAAGTAGAAGTTGATTTTGGAGCTGTAAAATTCCTGTTGGATTTTAAGGATAACAAAACAATGACGTTTACCGGAACAGCAGGAAGTTCAAAAGGCAGTACAGATACTGTAGAATATACAGCAGTAGAAGTAGCAAAGAATATTTTTATGGTGTACTGGCATGAGCCTCATCTGGGATTCAATGTGACTCATATTCAGGATTATAATAAAAATATTGTGTATTCTAATATTGCAGGACCAGACGGGACATTTACCCATCCTACAGGAACTCTTAAGATTTTAAAATAA
- a CDS encoding NAD(P)-dependent oxidoreductase — protein sequence MKKVAVIGATGFVGAHIVTELADRGYAVEALVRDASKVKTQENVTAKSVDVNNVAELAEALKGNDAVISAFNAGWTNPNLYNDFLNGSENIEKAVEESGVKRLIVVGGAGSLYTPDNIQIVDTPDFPDAYKPGATAARDYLNKIKGNNTLDWTFFSPAIEMNQANVGTRTGKYRTSLETPVFDENGRSQLSVEDVAVALVDELEQNNHIRERFTAAY from the coding sequence ATGAAAAAAGTAGCAGTAATCGGTGCGACCGGTTTTGTAGGTGCACACATCGTAACAGAATTGGCAGACAGAGGGTATGCAGTGGAAGCATTAGTAAGAGACGCGTCGAAGGTAAAAACGCAGGAAAATGTAACAGCAAAAAGCGTTGATGTAAACAATGTAGCAGAATTAGCAGAGGCTTTGAAAGGAAATGATGCGGTAATCAGTGCATTTAATGCAGGATGGACAAATCCAAATCTTTACAATGACTTTTTGAATGGATCTGAAAATATTGAAAAAGCAGTAGAAGAGTCAGGAGTAAAAAGATTGATCGTTGTAGGCGGGGCAGGAAGCCTTTACACACCAGATAACATTCAGATTGTAGACACGCCGGATTTCCCGGATGCTTATAAACCAGGAGCAACTGCAGCAAGAGATTATCTGAATAAAATCAAAGGGAACAATACTTTAGATTGGACTTTCTTCAGCCCTGCTATTGAAATGAATCAGGCTAACGTAGGAACAAGAACAGGAAAGTACAGAACATCTCTGGAAACTCCAGTATTTGATGAAAATGGAAGAAGCCAATTGTCAGTAGAAGATGTAGCTGTAGCTTTGGTTGATGAACTGGAACAGAATAACCACATCCGTGAACGTTTCACAGCAGCTTATTAA
- a CDS encoding Rrf2 family transcriptional regulator — protein MNNTRFATAIHIMTLLAKSPQEWLTSDWIAGSINVNPVIVRKEISVLREAGLIVSRQGKEGGSQLAKNAENITISEIYRSVKNTEVLGKKNQNPNPACSVGKEINNHLNTLFEETDQLVSQFLGDKSLKEFADQFE, from the coding sequence ATGAACAATACAAGATTTGCTACGGCAATACATATAATGACCTTATTGGCGAAAAGTCCTCAGGAGTGGCTCACTTCTGATTGGATCGCGGGTAGTATCAATGTAAATCCTGTCATTGTACGTAAAGAGATCAGTGTTTTGAGAGAAGCAGGTTTAATTGTAAGCAGACAAGGAAAAGAAGGTGGAAGCCAGTTGGCAAAAAATGCTGAAAATATTACAATTTCTGAGATTTACAGATCAGTAAAAAATACTGAAGTATTAGGAAAGAAAAATCAGAACCCTAACCCCGCCTGTAGTGTCGGAAAGGAAATTAACAATCATTTAAATACACTGTTTGAAGAAACAGATCAGTTGGTAAGTCAATTTTTAGGAGATAAATCTTTGAAAGAATTCGCAGATCAATTCGAATAA
- a CDS encoding FKBP-type peptidyl-prolyl cis-trans isomerase: protein MGVADLLFKRKKELAEKNLKDGKEYMEEYGKRETVVQLPSGLQYEIITEGDGAKPGPKSTVKCHYHGTTISGKVFDSSVKRGTPASFPLNRVISGWTEALQLMPVGSKWRLIIPPHLAYGDQEISKEIGPNSTLVFEVELLGIK, encoded by the coding sequence ATGGGAGTAGCAGATTTGTTATTTAAACGTAAAAAAGAATTAGCCGAAAAGAACCTTAAGGACGGTAAAGAATATATGGAAGAGTATGGTAAGAGAGAAACTGTTGTTCAATTACCAAGCGGCTTACAATATGAAATCATCACTGAAGGAGATGGCGCAAAACCAGGACCAAAGTCTACCGTAAAATGCCACTATCACGGAACTACTATTTCCGGTAAAGTTTTCGATAGCTCCGTAAAAAGAGGAACTCCGGCATCTTTCCCTTTGAATAGAGTAATTTCAGGATGGACGGAAGCACTTCAGCTAATGCCTGTTGGAAGCAAGTGGAGACTGATTATCCCACCGCATTTAGCATATGGAGATCAGGAGATCAGCAAAGAAATCGGACCAAATAGTACTCTTGTTTTTGAAGTAGAATTACTGGGTATTAAATAA
- a CDS encoding catalase: MPNPILYNKKFDELNEEEKELLEINKKSIADFVEQSSSISDVNYATRNAHAKTYAVAKGVFWVDPNIPEFLKPFFDREKFDLLIRLSNAQFKITNSKRDIPAYGFAVQIRDENNNLLSNYPLVNFPLFPVNSVSTFLKLFTAINQSYNNKWSSLFSLIAQILKVIPSILTASFIKNALKLFSKRNDFILSFDYHSVGAYRLGDYMMKIKISPRSVNKNMDKKQNVKKALRNYLQKNDFTADVLIQLCYDLKDQPINRLNVEWKNSPYIKIGEVKINQDALLDPRDCSNELLSFNPFESKMIFQPVGKIQKLRDGAYKVSVQTRRKINTLLHGKKSEL; encoded by the coding sequence ATGCCAAATCCGATATTATATAACAAGAAGTTTGATGAGCTTAATGAAGAGGAAAAAGAACTTCTGGAAATCAATAAAAAATCGATTGCTGATTTTGTTGAGCAATCCTCTTCTATAAGTGACGTCAATTATGCTACCAGAAACGCCCATGCGAAAACATATGCTGTTGCCAAGGGAGTTTTTTGGGTGGATCCTAATATTCCTGAATTCCTCAAACCGTTTTTTGATAGGGAGAAATTTGATCTGTTGATAAGGCTTTCCAATGCTCAATTCAAAATTACCAATTCAAAGAGGGATATTCCTGCCTATGGTTTTGCGGTACAAATCAGGGATGAAAACAATAATCTGCTTTCCAATTATCCCTTAGTGAATTTTCCGTTGTTCCCGGTTAATTCTGTTTCTACTTTTTTAAAACTGTTTACCGCTATTAATCAATCTTATAATAATAAATGGAGCAGCTTGTTTTCTTTGATAGCACAAATACTGAAAGTCATCCCATCTATTCTCACAGCTTCATTTATCAAAAATGCTTTAAAATTATTCAGCAAGAGAAATGATTTCATTCTCTCTTTTGACTATCATTCTGTAGGTGCTTACCGTCTGGGAGATTATATGATGAAAATAAAAATAAGTCCCAGGTCCGTAAATAAAAATATGGATAAGAAGCAGAATGTTAAAAAAGCTTTAAGGAATTATCTTCAGAAGAATGATTTTACAGCAGATGTTTTAATTCAGCTTTGTTATGATTTGAAAGACCAACCTATCAACCGCCTGAATGTGGAATGGAAAAACTCTCCTTATATTAAAATCGGAGAAGTGAAAATAAATCAAGACGCTCTGTTGGATCCCCGTGATTGTAGTAATGAACTGCTTTCGTTTAATCCGTTTGAAAGTAAAATGATTTTTCAACCTGTCGGAAAGATCCAGAAATTACGCGATGGTGCTTATAAAGTATCTGTTCAGACCAGAAGAAAGATCAATACCCTTTTGCATGGGAAGAAAAGTGAATTGTAA
- a CDS encoding DUF1348 family protein yields MEQKHPLPPFTLETANQKIQMAEDAWNSKDPEKVSKAYTLDSEWRNRDTFVNGREEIVVFLQKKWEKELNYKLKKEYWAHTDNRIAVRFEYEYQTKEGNWFRAYGNENWEFDENGLMAKRYASINDLAIKEEERKLR; encoded by the coding sequence ATGGAACAGAAACATCCGCTACCGCCTTTCACTCTTGAAACGGCAAATCAAAAAATTCAGATGGCAGAAGATGCCTGGAACAGTAAGGATCCTGAAAAAGTATCCAAAGCATATACCTTAGACAGTGAATGGAGAAACAGAGATACTTTTGTGAACGGAAGAGAAGAAATTGTTGTATTTCTTCAGAAGAAATGGGAAAAAGAACTCAATTATAAACTTAAGAAAGAATACTGGGCACACACAGACAACCGTATTGCCGTTCGTTTCGAATATGAATACCAGACCAAAGAAGGAAACTGGTTCAGAGCCTATGGAAATGAAAATTGGGAATTTGATGAGAACGGATTAATGGCTAAAAGATATGCTAGTATTAATGACCTTGCTATAAAAGAAGAGGAACGTAAATTGAGATAA
- a CDS encoding TetR/AcrR family transcriptional regulator has translation MKSPRERIIETTFDLFARQGYNSTGINQIISDAGVAKASFYLHFKSKEDLCVEFLKVRHEYWFNELHVFSAQSENVNSKIINAFDFLIYMNEKENFRGCSFLNILSEIPMDNVKILNVIQAHKADLRNYFLELLKDDALSDHIYMLFESSIIESQLFKSNELILKSKKIVNHLIF, from the coding sequence ATGAAATCCCCAAGAGAAAGAATTATAGAAACAACGTTTGATCTGTTTGCAAGGCAGGGCTATAATTCTACGGGAATCAACCAGATTATTTCTGATGCAGGAGTAGCCAAAGCAAGCTTTTATCTTCACTTTAAATCCAAAGAAGACTTGTGTGTAGAGTTTCTTAAGGTAAGACATGAATATTGGTTTAATGAGCTTCATGTTTTTTCTGCCCAATCAGAAAATGTGAATTCGAAAATCATCAACGCTTTTGATTTCCTGATCTATATGAATGAGAAAGAAAATTTCAGAGGTTGCAGTTTCCTGAATATTTTATCAGAAATCCCGATGGATAATGTTAAAATTCTGAATGTAATTCAGGCTCACAAAGCAGATCTTAGAAATTATTTCCTGGAATTACTCAAAGATGATGCTCTTTCCGACCATATTTATATGCTTTTTGAAAGCAGCATTATAGAAAGCCAGCTTTTTAAATCGAATGAACTGATATTGAAATCAAAAAAAATAGTTAACCATTTAATTTTTTAA
- a CDS encoding TerD family protein, which translates to MAINLQKGQRINLKKENGAELSQACVGINWGAIEKKGLFGTKKEAVDLDGSCILYDSNKNVTEVVYFGNLKSRNGSVRHSGDDLTGDINGDDGLDNEVITVDFSNLEPNVDHVAMVLNSYKGQDFGTIPFASIRIYEGTPTNVKEVFAKYDVANDASFRGHVAMVLGVFYRRNGEWKFNAIGDPTADRKLEQTIQTVQMNYL; encoded by the coding sequence ATGGCGATCAACTTACAAAAAGGTCAGAGAATCAACCTTAAAAAAGAAAACGGAGCTGAACTTTCCCAAGCTTGTGTAGGAATCAACTGGGGAGCAATTGAAAAAAAAGGACTTTTCGGAACTAAAAAAGAAGCAGTAGACTTAGACGGAAGCTGTATTTTATATGATTCAAACAAAAATGTTACTGAAGTAGTGTATTTCGGAAATCTGAAATCAAGAAACGGTTCTGTAAGACACAGTGGAGATGATCTTACAGGTGATATCAACGGGGATGATGGATTAGATAACGAAGTGATCACTGTAGATTTCAGTAACCTTGAGCCTAACGTGGATCACGTGGCAATGGTATTGAACAGCTACAAAGGTCAGGACTTTGGAACTATTCCTTTTGCGTCTATCCGTATTTATGAGGGAACTCCAACCAATGTAAAAGAGGTTTTTGCTAAATATGATGTAGCTAACGATGCTTCTTTCAGAGGACATGTTGCTATGGTATTGGGCGTATTCTACAGAAGAAACGGTGAATGGAAATTCAATGCGATTGGAGATCCTACAGCTGACAGAAAGCTGGAGCAGACGATCCAAACTGTACAGATGAATTATTTATAA
- a CDS encoding toxic anion resistance protein: MDNQENQPIDPLGSIEPLRTFEPAPMVPPAQPVENAAPAVLVDREGNVNLTQLQSEERQKYEVLANSIDEANPGSIVNFGAELQKTLTNQSDSFLGNVRRSNSGEVGGLINDLLVELNYVDVEELNGNKVKSFLSKLPFMKKVITQVENLFTKYDKIINNIEQISYKVNAGIITSTKDNAVLQTIFESNVNSIKQIEDLVIAGNIRMERAAVELAQMEANPASFQDYQIADKRDFIARLDRRMADLKVVRVIMMQSLPQIRLVQNNNVSIAEKAQTILTTTLPVWKNQLSLAVAMYRQQQNIEIQQKVSSTTEEILRKNAERLGQNSINVARANEQTIVSVETLRETTSMLINTLNEVKQIQKQGADNRRKLDQDLQTLEHELKANVRG; this comes from the coding sequence ATGGACAATCAAGAAAATCAACCGATAGATCCACTTGGATCAATTGAACCTCTTAGAACATTTGAACCGGCTCCAATGGTTCCACCGGCACAGCCTGTTGAGAATGCAGCACCAGCGGTTCTTGTGGATAGAGAGGGAAATGTAAATCTGACTCAGCTGCAGTCAGAAGAACGTCAGAAATATGAAGTTTTAGCAAACTCTATTGATGAAGCTAATCCGGGATCCATTGTGAATTTTGGAGCTGAGCTTCAGAAAACGTTAACTAATCAGAGTGACAGTTTCTTAGGAAACGTAAGGAGATCAAACTCTGGAGAAGTAGGGGGGCTTATCAATGATCTTTTGGTAGAGCTGAACTATGTAGACGTAGAAGAGCTAAACGGAAATAAAGTAAAAAGCTTCCTGAGCAAATTGCCATTCATGAAGAAGGTAATCACTCAGGTAGAAAATTTATTTACAAAGTATGACAAGATCATCAACAATATTGAACAGATCTCTTATAAAGTAAATGCAGGAATCATTACTTCCACCAAAGATAATGCAGTTCTTCAGACTATTTTTGAAAGCAATGTGAACTCTATTAAGCAGATTGAAGATCTTGTAATTGCAGGAAATATAAGAATGGAAAGAGCTGCTGTAGAATTGGCTCAAATGGAAGCCAACCCTGCTAGCTTTCAGGATTATCAGATTGCAGACAAAAGAGATTTTATTGCAAGATTAGACAGAAGAATGGCTGATCTTAAAGTGGTGCGTGTAATTATGATGCAATCGCTTCCTCAGATCAGATTGGTTCAGAATAACAACGTTTCTATTGCAGAAAAAGCACAGACTATTCTTACCACGACACTTCCTGTATGGAAAAACCAACTTTCACTTGCCGTTGCTATGTACAGACAACAGCAGAATATTGAAATCCAGCAGAAAGTATCTTCTACTACTGAAGAAATCTTAAGAAAGAATGCTGAGCGTCTAGGTCAGAACTCCATTAATGTAGCGAGAGCTAACGAACAGACTATTGTTTCTGTAGAAACGTTGAGAGAAACAACTTCAATGTTGATCAATACATTAAATGAAGTGAAACAGATTCAGAAACAAGGAGCTGATAACAGAAGAAAACTGGATCAGGATCTTCAGACATTAGAGCACGAACTGAAAGCAAATGTCAGAGGTTAA
- a CDS encoding TerD family protein: protein MAINLQKGQRENINAPKFTVGLGWDVNNTSTGTGFDLDASLFLLGDDKKLVSDNHFIFYNNTESPDKSVIHTGDNLTGEGSGDDEQIKIDLTKIDDAVKEITVVVTIHDADARRQNFGQVRNSFIRIFNTDTNEEILKYELDEDFSIETAVEFGRIYNRNGEWKFEAVGAGQRDGLEKFVSIYQK from the coding sequence ATGGCTATTAACTTACAAAAAGGACAAAGAGAAAATATCAACGCACCTAAATTCACTGTAGGTTTAGGATGGGATGTGAATAATACTTCTACAGGAACAGGATTTGACCTTGACGCTTCTTTATTTTTACTAGGAGACGACAAGAAGTTAGTTTCAGATAATCACTTTATTTTTTATAACAATACTGAATCTCCGGATAAATCTGTAATCCACACAGGAGATAACCTTACGGGAGAAGGATCTGGTGATGATGAGCAGATCAAAATTGATCTTACAAAGATTGATGATGCGGTAAAGGAAATTACAGTAGTCGTAACTATTCACGATGCAGACGCAAGAAGACAGAACTTTGGACAGGTTAGAAATTCTTTCATCAGAATTTTCAATACAGATACGAATGAAGAAATCTTAAAATACGAATTGGATGAAGATTTCTCAATTGAAACTGCAGTAGAATTCGGAAGAATCTACAACAGAAACGGAGAATGGAAATTTGAGGCAGTAGGAGCAGGACAGAGAGACGGCCTTGAGAAATTTGTATCAATTTATCAGAAGTAA
- a CDS encoding phosphoribosyltransferase family protein yields MNKRYSLHHIHSADEFTFSPAEYSYFKYGDKSYAEKFAKELFEGFISENEELFNTDKEIVVLPSPYMAIPTASNFLCFYFKKHLDFYLFQKGKKSSILSKINRNHTYITDYGNLNFEDRKNLIANDTYYIDKDFLRGKLCIFIDDIKITGSHEFTVNKILDEYDVEADFMFLYYAELMNFDLDPKIENFFNYYAVKNVKHIAEVMNKPSFQFNTRIVKYILGLDSSNFDYLTSNVKRSRWISWWSLPSVTTII; encoded by the coding sequence ATGAACAAAAGGTACAGCTTACACCACATTCATTCAGCGGATGAGTTCACTTTCTCACCGGCAGAATACAGCTATTTCAAGTATGGCGATAAGTCGTATGCTGAAAAATTTGCAAAAGAATTATTCGAAGGATTTATTTCCGAAAATGAGGAACTTTTTAATACAGATAAAGAAATTGTAGTACTTCCAAGCCCTTATATGGCCATTCCTACGGCTTCCAATTTCTTATGTTTTTATTTTAAAAAGCATTTGGATTTTTATCTGTTTCAAAAAGGAAAAAAATCAAGCATCTTATCTAAAATCAATAGAAATCATACGTATATCACAGATTATGGGAATCTTAACTTTGAAGATCGTAAAAATCTGATTGCCAATGATACTTATTATATTGATAAAGACTTTTTAAGAGGAAAACTTTGTATTTTTATAGACGATATAAAAATTACAGGAAGTCATGAGTTTACGGTGAACAAAATTCTGGATGAATATGACGTAGAAGCAGACTTTATGTTTCTGTATTACGCTGAACTGATGAATTTTGATCTGGATCCTAAAATTGAGAACTTCTTCAATTATTATGCAGTGAAAAATGTAAAACATATTGCTGAAGTAATGAACAAACCAAGTTTTCAGTTTAATACAAGGATTGTAAAATATATTTTAGGCCTGGATTCAAGTAATTTTGACTATCTTACGTCTAATGTAAAAAGGAGCAGATGGATCTCCTGGTGGAGCTTGCCATCAGTAACAACTATCATTTAA
- a CDS encoding HAD family hydrolase — MILGALNVDIKLLNKEKFNEFYEKSEELFLEYKPVVIFENIHDFFDEIKNQGKTINILSNTGFIKGKTMRKFLIHENLDQYIDFHIYSDEINCSKPNPLIFQEVKNNLKNQDLPLHQILHIGDNPVADYKGATDFGFSAHLLKH; from the coding sequence ATGATTCTGGGCGCATTGAATGTAGATATAAAGCTTTTAAACAAAGAAAAGTTTAATGAGTTTTATGAGAAAAGTGAAGAGTTGTTTTTAGAATATAAACCTGTTGTTATTTTTGAAAATATTCATGATTTTTTTGATGAAATTAAAAATCAGGGAAAAACCATCAATATTCTGAGTAATACAGGATTTATCAAAGGAAAAACAATGAGAAAGTTTCTGATTCATGAAAATTTGGATCAGTATATTGATTTTCATATTTATTCTGATGAAATCAACTGTTCAAAACCGAACCCGCTTATTTTTCAGGAAGTGAAGAATAATCTTAAAAATCAGGATCTTCCGTTGCACCAGATTTTACATATTGGTGATAATCCTGTGGCTGATTATAAAGGTGCTACAGACTTCGGGTTCAGCGCACATTTACTTAAACACTAA
- a CDS encoding SulP family inorganic anion transporter, which translates to MKNTISLFDFSKKINYKNELLAGFTVAMTMIPESLSFAILAGLSPLTGLYAACMMGLVTAVLGGRPGMVSGGAGATIVVLIALIKSHGVEYLFATVALAGILQMLVGIFKLGKFVRLIPQPVMYGFLNGLAVIIFMAQIEQFKITDVNGAVSWLQGIPLYIMGGLTALTIAVVYFFPKLTKAVPASLVAIIVVFAVVLGFNIQTKTVADIAHISGNLPSFHIPQIPFSMETLQIIFPYALIMAGVGLIESLLTLSMVDEITNSKGNANKESVAQGIANITNGFFGGMGGCAMVAQTLVNLNAGSRARLSGIIASIMILLIILFGAPVIEKIPMAALVGVMMMVAISTFQWVSIRIVNKMPKSDIFVGVTVALITVVLHNLALAVLVGVIISALVFAWDNAKRIRAKKHTDENGVKHYEIYGPLFFGSATAFADKFDPMNDPDEVVVDFKESRIVDMSAIDAVDKLSKRYKQQGKTLFLRHLSEDCRKMLKNAEAVVEVNIQEDPTYKVMPEK; encoded by the coding sequence ATGAAAAATACCATCAGCTTATTCGATTTTTCGAAAAAAATAAATTACAAAAATGAATTGCTGGCAGGCTTTACCGTGGCCATGACCATGATTCCTGAATCGCTTTCATTTGCCATTCTGGCAGGGCTTTCTCCACTTACAGGGTTATATGCAGCCTGCATGATGGGATTGGTAACAGCCGTTTTAGGCGGCCGTCCGGGAATGGTTTCAGGAGGAGCCGGAGCTACCATTGTGGTGCTGATTGCATTGATAAAATCTCATGGTGTAGAATATCTTTTTGCGACAGTTGCTTTAGCGGGAATTCTTCAAATGCTTGTTGGGATTTTTAAACTTGGGAAATTTGTCAGACTTATTCCACAACCGGTTATGTATGGATTTCTTAATGGGTTGGCGGTTATCATTTTCATGGCTCAGATTGAACAGTTTAAAATTACAGATGTGAACGGAGCCGTAAGCTGGCTTCAGGGAATACCACTTTACATTATGGGTGGATTAACAGCGCTTACCATTGCAGTTGTTTACTTTTTTCCAAAACTTACGAAAGCTGTTCCTGCATCATTGGTTGCCATTATTGTGGTGTTTGCTGTAGTATTGGGATTCAATATTCAAACGAAAACAGTAGCAGATATTGCTCATATCAGTGGAAACCTTCCCAGCTTTCATATTCCCCAAATTCCGTTTTCCATGGAAACGCTGCAAATTATTTTTCCTTATGCATTGATTATGGCTGGAGTAGGTCTTATCGAGTCTTTACTTACTTTATCGATGGTGGATGAAATTACCAATTCCAAAGGAAATGCCAACAAAGAATCAGTAGCACAGGGAATAGCTAATATTACTAATGGATTTTTTGGTGGAATGGGGGGCTGTGCAATGGTTGCCCAGACCTTGGTGAATCTTAATGCAGGATCCAGAGCCCGATTATCAGGAATTATTGCTTCCATTATGATTTTATTGATTATCCTGTTTGGGGCCCCTGTCATTGAGAAAATTCCGATGGCAGCTTTGGTAGGCGTTATGATGATGGTGGCTATCAGTACCTTTCAGTGGGTTTCTATCAGAATTGTAAATAAAATGCCGAAGTCCGATATATTTGTAGGAGTTACGGTTGCTTTAATTACTGTGGTGCTTCATAACCTTGCATTAGCAGTTTTGGTAGGAGTGATTATTTCTGCCCTGGTTTTTGCCTGGGACAATGCCAAAAGAATCCGTGCGAAAAAGCATACTGATGAAAACGGGGTTAAACATTATGAAATATATGGCCCTTTGTTTTTCGGTTCAGCAACAGCTTTTGCAGATAAATTTGATCCGATGAACGATCCTGATGAAGTGGTAGTAGACTTTAAAGAAAGCCGTATTGTAGATATGAGCGCGATTGATGCTGTAGATAAACTATCAAAACGATATAAACAACAAGGAAAGACATTATTTCTTCGCCACCTTAGTGAAGACTGCCGAAAAATGCTGAAAAATGCTGAAGCTGTAGTAGAAGTGAATATTCAGGAAGATCCTACCTATAAGGTGATGCCGGAAAAATAA